In one window of Bos taurus isolate L1 Dominette 01449 registration number 42190680 breed Hereford chromosome 4, ARS-UCD2.0, whole genome shotgun sequence DNA:
- the LOC101902290 gene encoding HIG1 domain family member 1A, mitochondrial-like encodes MSSDTDISLSSYDEDQGSKLIRKAREAPFVPIGMAGFAAIVAYGLYRLKSRGHTKMSVHLIHMHVAAQGFVEGAMTLGMGYSLYQEFWGKPKP; translated from the coding sequence ATGTCAAGCGACacagatatttctctttcttcatatGATGAAGATCAGGGATCTAAACTTATCCGAAAAGCTAGAGAGGCACCATTTGTCCCCATTGGAATGGCAGGTTTTGCAGCAATTGTTGCATATGGATTATATAGATTGAAGAGCAGGGGACATACTAAAATGTCTGTTCACCTGATCCACATGCATGTGGCAGCCCAAGGCTTTGTTGAGGGAGCAATGACTCTTGGTATGGGCTATTCCCTGTATCAAGAATTCTGGGGGAAACCTAAACCTTAG